One window from the genome of Erwinia sorbitola encodes:
- the astD gene encoding succinylglutamate-semialdehyde dehydrogenase, with product MTHSINGQWLTGGGDNFSKTDPVDGELLWQGKAATAAQVTSACEAARAAFPAWARRPFSERQAIAEKFAALLEKNRVELSETIARETGKPRWETLTEVQAMINKVAISLRAWHARTGEHAEGESSLRHRPHGVMAVFGPYNFPGHLPNGHIVPALLAGNSVVFKPSELTPMTAELTVKLWLSAGLPGGVLNLVQGGRDTGQALAQEPQVDGVLFTGSAATGYQLHRQLAGQPEKMLALEMGGNNPLIVEDPDDIDAAVHIAIQSAFISAGQRCTCARRLLVKRGAAGDAFLERLVAVAGKIRTGRWNDEPQPFMGSVISVQAAEKIFSEWQARIDAGGKVLLAMEWPQRASAILTPGIIDVTGLQNLPDEEVFGPLLTVIRYDDFDRAIRIANNTRYGLACGLISPQREKFERLLIEARAGIVNWNKPLTGAASTAPFGGIGASGNHRASAWYAADYCAWPMASLETAELTLPASLSPGLDFSAQGETP from the coding sequence ATGACGCACTCTATTAATGGTCAGTGGCTGACCGGCGGTGGCGATAATTTCAGTAAAACCGATCCGGTAGACGGTGAACTGTTATGGCAGGGTAAGGCCGCGACGGCCGCGCAGGTGACTTCAGCCTGTGAAGCAGCGCGCGCTGCGTTTCCTGCCTGGGCACGCCGCCCGTTCTCTGAGCGCCAGGCGATTGCGGAAAAATTTGCTGCGCTGCTGGAAAAAAACAGGGTTGAACTGAGCGAAACCATTGCGCGTGAAACCGGTAAGCCGCGCTGGGAAACCCTGACAGAAGTGCAGGCGATGATCAATAAAGTGGCGATTTCGCTGCGCGCCTGGCATGCCCGTACCGGGGAGCATGCGGAAGGTGAAAGCTCGCTGCGCCACCGCCCACACGGGGTGATGGCGGTGTTTGGGCCGTATAACTTCCCTGGACATTTGCCGAATGGTCATATTGTTCCGGCACTGCTGGCGGGTAACTCCGTGGTGTTTAAACCCAGCGAACTGACGCCGATGACCGCCGAGCTGACGGTAAAGCTGTGGTTAAGCGCCGGGCTGCCGGGTGGCGTGCTTAATCTGGTGCAGGGGGGGCGTGATACCGGGCAGGCGCTGGCGCAGGAACCCCAGGTGGATGGCGTGCTGTTTACCGGCAGCGCCGCGACGGGTTATCAGCTGCATCGTCAGCTTGCCGGGCAGCCGGAAAAAATGCTGGCACTGGAGATGGGCGGCAACAACCCGCTGATCGTTGAAGATCCCGATGATATTGATGCCGCTGTACATATCGCCATTCAGTCAGCCTTTATCAGTGCCGGGCAGCGCTGTACCTGTGCGCGCCGTCTGCTGGTAAAACGCGGTGCCGCCGGGGATGCTTTCCTTGAGCGTCTGGTGGCGGTGGCAGGCAAGATCCGTACCGGCCGCTGGAACGACGAACCGCAGCCGTTTATGGGCAGCGTAATTTCTGTTCAGGCGGCAGAGAAAATTTTCAGCGAGTGGCAGGCGCGTATCGATGCTGGCGGTAAAGTGCTGCTGGCAATGGAGTGGCCGCAGCGCGCCAGCGCGATTCTGACGCCGGGCATTATTGATGTAACCGGTCTGCAAAATCTTCCTGATGAAGAGGTATTTGGTCCGCTGCTGACGGTCATCCGCTATGACGATTTTGACCGAGCGATCCGTATTGCCAATAACACCCGTTATGGCCTGGCATGCGGGCTGATTTCACCGCAGCGCGAGAAATTCGAACGTCTGCTGATCGAGGCACGTGCCGGAATCGTTAACTGGAATAAGCCGCTGACCGGGGCCGCGAGTACGGCGCCATTTGGTGGTATTGGTGCATCAGGGAATCATCGTGCCAGCGCCTGGTATGCAGCCGATTATTGCGCATGGCCAATGGCATCGCTGGAGACGGCAGAATTGACGCTGCCTGCCAGCCTGTCACCGGGCCTCGATTTTAGTGCACAGGGAGAGACGCCATGA
- the cobA gene encoding uroporphyrinogen-III C-methyltransferase, whose amino-acid sequence MATKIPSLDKLLLRGTASQQAGAVWLVGAGPGAVDLLTVRALRLIEQADVVVYDRLVSAEILALIPPASLGIDVGKTPGFHGMKQSQINQLLADLALAGHQVIRLKGGDPFIFGRGGEEMVWLQQAGVTCHIVPGITAATGCAAASGIPLTHRDLAQSVRFITGHGRDGKPELDWQSLRDARQTLVFYMGLTWCAALSERLIASGRDAQTPVAIIERGTRVDQRTLITRLDQLAQTVAEQQPQSPSLLIVGDVVSLYREEGELTSAVMAAGRPFFASVTDSVLR is encoded by the coding sequence ATGGCGACGAAAATACCTTCACTGGATAAACTGCTGCTGCGGGGGACGGCCTCGCAGCAGGCGGGTGCGGTATGGCTGGTTGGGGCCGGGCCGGGGGCAGTTGATCTGCTCACGGTTCGTGCGCTGCGCCTGATTGAACAGGCTGATGTGGTGGTGTATGACCGGCTGGTCAGCGCTGAAATTCTGGCGCTGATCCCGCCCGCGTCGCTGGGTATTGATGTCGGTAAAACGCCAGGCTTCCACGGCATGAAACAGTCGCAAATCAACCAGCTGCTGGCAGACCTGGCGCTGGCCGGACATCAGGTGATCCGCTTAAAGGGCGGCGATCCCTTTATCTTCGGCCGTGGTGGCGAAGAGATGGTGTGGCTGCAACAGGCAGGAGTAACCTGCCATATCGTCCCCGGAATTACCGCCGCTACGGGCTGCGCAGCGGCCAGCGGTATTCCGTTAACCCATCGCGATCTGGCGCAGTCGGTTCGTTTTATTACCGGCCATGGCCGTGATGGCAAGCCGGAGCTGGACTGGCAGAGCCTGCGCGATGCCCGCCAGACGCTGGTGTTCTATATGGGGCTGACATGGTGTGCGGCGTTAAGTGAGCGACTGATCGCCTCCGGACGTGATGCGCAAACCCCGGTGGCGATTATTGAGCGCGGTACCCGCGTCGATCAGCGCACCCTGATCACCCGGCTGGATCAGCTGGCACAGACTGTGGCGGAGCAGCAGCCGCAGTCACCGAGCCTGCTGATCGTCGGTGATGTGGTGAGTTTATACCGTGAGGAGGGAGAGCTGACCTCTGCTGTGATGGCTGCGGGGCGTCCGTTTTTCGCCTCAGTTACCGATTCTGTGCTAAGGTGA
- a CDS encoding bestrophin family protein codes for MIIRPNSHWFVRLFAWHGSVLPGIWFRLTLNLLMSLIAIFCLDWYETLGIKLTLAPFSLLGVSIAVFLGFRNSVCFSRFIEARMFWGNLLIACRTLQRLALAISPADAPRVMALLLAFCYSLKHQLRHSDAHQDLRRYLGDEADEVLKRRSPTNFIELQLSQWLAEQRRRGNLSDILYMHMDSNINQLSQVLGGCERLASMPVPFAYGLLLHRTVYLFCTLLPFALVPDLHYMTPLVSVFIAYTFLSLDTLAEELELPFGFANNHLPLDAMCTTIEINLREMNLEEDLPDTPRPDCRYRLT; via the coding sequence ATGATCATCCGTCCTAATAGTCACTGGTTTGTACGCCTGTTTGCCTGGCACGGTTCGGTATTACCCGGAATCTGGTTCCGCTTAACGCTCAATCTGCTGATGTCCCTGATCGCTATTTTTTGTCTCGACTGGTATGAAACCCTGGGTATTAAGCTGACTCTCGCGCCCTTCAGTCTGCTGGGGGTGTCGATTGCGGTATTCCTCGGTTTTCGTAACAGCGTCTGTTTCAGCCGTTTTATTGAAGCGCGTATGTTCTGGGGGAATCTGTTGATAGCCTGCCGTACGCTGCAACGCCTCGCGCTGGCGATTTCACCTGCGGATGCGCCGCGTGTGATGGCGCTGCTGCTGGCTTTTTGCTACAGCCTTAAGCACCAGCTGCGTCACAGCGACGCCCACCAGGATTTGCGTCGTTATCTGGGGGATGAAGCGGATGAAGTGCTGAAACGCCGCTCGCCCACTAACTTTATTGAACTGCAACTGTCGCAATGGCTGGCTGAACAGCGCCGACGCGGTAATCTTTCTGACATTCTCTATATGCATATGGACAGCAATATTAATCAGCTGTCGCAGGTGCTGGGCGGCTGTGAACGGCTGGCCAGTATGCCAGTACCGTTTGCTTATGGCCTGCTGCTGCACAGAACCGTCTATCTTTTCTGTACGCTGCTGCCGTTTGCGCTGGTGCCTGATTTACATTATATGACGCCGCTGGTGTCGGTGTTTATTGCCTATACCTTCCTGTCGCTCGATACCCTGGCGGAAGAGCTGGAGTTGCCGTTTGGCTTTGCTAATAACCATCTGCCGCTGGATGCAATGTGTACCACGATTGAAATTAATCTACGTGAGATGAATCTGGAAGAGGATCTGCCGGATACTCCGCGACCAGATTGCCGCTATCGGTTGACCTGA
- a CDS encoding YchO/YchP family invasin, translating into MSQFSRFLSISPSLVLFLAAIGLPLNAAQAFDQPARVPDAPFDDPTRFAQMQQQLPGLGIVESDNGLAKKIATAAKSIGEASMNNDSDKSLREEARVWAFNQFRDAATQRAASESEQLLSPYGRANVSLAVDDAGSFTGTSAQLVTPWQDNYQYLTFSQIGVEQSDYGTVGNAGLGQRWIAGSWRVGYNAFVDDLLTSHQQRGSLGAEAWGEYLRFSANYYHPLSGWRNHNSASQQRMARGYDITTRGYLPFYRQLGVTLSYEQYLGNHIDLFNSGNATENPTAVSLGVNYTPVPLFTLSASHKEGDGGESQDQFALKMNYRIGVALSQQLSSSNVAEAQSLRGSRYDQVNRNNSPVMEFRQRKTLSVFLATPPWQVQPGETLALKLQVRNSNPVKAVSWQGDTQSLSLTPPADNASVQGWSIIIPPWDSSPGASNEYHLSVTLEDSKQQRVTSNWITLKLAPPVTLQAPDNGSFNLMAP; encoded by the coding sequence ATGAGTCAATTTAGTCGTTTTTTATCTATCTCCCCATCTCTGGTGTTGTTCCTGGCAGCGATCGGCCTGCCGCTTAACGCTGCGCAGGCGTTCGATCAGCCTGCGCGCGTACCCGATGCCCCATTTGACGATCCCACACGCTTCGCTCAGATGCAGCAGCAGCTGCCCGGGCTTGGCATAGTGGAGAGCGACAACGGACTGGCGAAAAAAATTGCCACCGCAGCAAAAAGCATCGGCGAAGCCAGTATGAATAACGACAGCGACAAGTCCCTGCGTGAAGAGGCTCGCGTCTGGGCTTTTAATCAGTTCCGGGATGCAGCCACTCAGCGCGCAGCCAGTGAAAGTGAGCAGCTGTTGTCACCTTATGGCCGGGCCAACGTTTCGCTGGCCGTTGATGATGCCGGAAGTTTTACCGGTACTTCCGCTCAACTGGTGACGCCATGGCAGGATAATTATCAGTATCTGACGTTCAGCCAGATCGGTGTGGAGCAATCTGACTACGGTACGGTCGGCAATGCCGGGCTGGGGCAGCGCTGGATCGCCGGGAGCTGGCGCGTGGGTTACAACGCGTTTGTTGACGATCTGCTGACATCACATCAGCAGCGTGGCTCACTGGGCGCTGAGGCCTGGGGGGAGTATCTGCGTTTTTCGGCAAACTATTACCATCCGCTTTCGGGCTGGCGCAACCACAACAGCGCCTCACAGCAGCGGATGGCGCGGGGCTATGACATTACCACCCGGGGCTATCTGCCTTTTTATCGCCAGCTGGGCGTGACACTCAGCTATGAGCAGTATCTGGGCAACCATATTGATCTGTTTAACAGCGGTAATGCCACGGAAAACCCCACGGCAGTTTCGCTGGGCGTAAACTATACCCCGGTGCCGCTGTTTACCCTCTCAGCCAGTCATAAAGAGGGGGACGGCGGGGAGTCGCAGGATCAGTTCGCGCTAAAAATGAATTACCGCATTGGCGTGGCTCTGAGCCAGCAGCTCTCTTCCAGCAACGTTGCCGAGGCGCAGTCTTTGCGGGGCAGCCGTTACGATCAGGTTAACCGCAACAACTCCCCGGTGATGGAGTTCCGTCAGCGTAAAACGCTGTCAGTGTTCCTTGCCACCCCTCCCTGGCAGGTACAGCCGGGTGAAACCCTGGCGCTGAAGTTGCAGGTACGCAACAGCAATCCTGTTAAAGCGGTCAGCTGGCAGGGGGATACGCAGTCGCTGAGTCTGACACCTCCTGCGGATAATGCCAGCGTTCAGGGCTGGAGTATTATTATTCCGCCCTGGGACAGCAGTCCGGGTGCCAGCAACGAATATCATCTTTCGGTAACGCTGGAAGACAGCAAGCAGCAGCGGGTAACCTCTAACTGGATCACCCTGAAGCTGGCCCCTCCGGTGACGCTGCAGGCCCCGGATAACGGCAGTTTCAACCTGATGGCCCCCTGA
- the astB gene encoding N-succinylarginine dihydrolase: MSAREVNFDGLPGLTHHYAGLSFGNEASTRYQHQVSNPKLAALQGLMKMKALADMGFAQGVIPPHERPNIEALRQIGFSGSDEQVLAQAAKQNPALLSAASSASAMWVANAATVSPSADSADGRVHLTVANLNNKFHRAMEAPTTGALLRAIFRDPQHFSVHDALPQVAMFGDEGAANHNRFSQNYGDAGVQMFVYGRAELGGGVAPTRYPARQTREASEAVSRLHQLDAARTVFAQQNPAVIDQGVFHNDVIAVSNQQALFCHQQAFLHQPQLLAELAEKVPGFIPIEVPDDRVSVADAVATYLFNSQLLSKDDGKMLLVLPEEARRHAGVWSYLTELAASGGVIDELKVFDLRESMCNGGGPACLRLRVVLNEQQQAAVNPSVMMNERLFATLNGWVERHYRDRLSQADLADPHLLREGREALDDLTKLLNLGNVYRFQQ, encoded by the coding sequence ATGAGCGCACGCGAAGTTAATTTTGACGGTTTACCCGGTCTGACTCACCATTACGCCGGCCTGTCATTTGGTAATGAAGCGTCAACGCGTTATCAGCATCAGGTTTCTAACCCAAAGCTGGCGGCACTGCAGGGTCTGATGAAGATGAAAGCGCTGGCGGATATGGGTTTTGCTCAGGGTGTTATCCCGCCTCATGAGCGGCCGAATATTGAGGCGCTGCGTCAGATTGGTTTTAGCGGCAGCGACGAGCAGGTGCTGGCACAGGCGGCGAAGCAGAACCCGGCGCTGCTCTCTGCCGCCAGTTCAGCGTCCGCAATGTGGGTGGCAAATGCTGCCACGGTATCACCGTCTGCCGACAGTGCTGACGGACGGGTGCACCTGACCGTGGCGAACCTGAACAATAAATTCCACCGCGCCATGGAGGCACCTACCACCGGGGCGCTGCTGCGGGCAATTTTTCGCGATCCACAGCATTTCAGCGTCCATGATGCACTGCCGCAGGTAGCGATGTTTGGGGATGAAGGGGCGGCAAACCATAACCGTTTCAGCCAAAACTACGGTGATGCCGGGGTACAGATGTTTGTTTATGGCCGGGCTGAACTGGGGGGGGGAGTGGCTCCGACCCGTTACCCGGCACGCCAGACGCGCGAAGCCAGCGAAGCGGTAAGCCGCCTGCATCAGCTTGATGCGGCACGAACGGTTTTCGCCCAGCAGAACCCGGCGGTTATCGACCAGGGCGTGTTTCACAACGATGTCATCGCGGTCAGTAATCAGCAGGCGCTGTTTTGCCATCAGCAGGCTTTCTTGCATCAGCCGCAGCTGCTGGCTGAACTGGCGGAGAAAGTGCCAGGCTTTATTCCCATCGAAGTGCCTGACGATCGTGTCAGCGTGGCGGATGCAGTGGCAACCTATCTGTTTAACAGTCAGCTGTTGAGCAAGGACGACGGCAAAATGCTGCTGGTGCTACCTGAAGAGGCGCGCCGTCATGCGGGGGTCTGGTCGTACCTGACGGAGCTGGCGGCCAGCGGTGGCGTCATAGATGAACTGAAAGTGTTCGATCTGCGTGAGAGTATGTGTAACGGCGGCGGGCCGGCCTGTCTGCGCCTGCGCGTGGTGCTGAACGAGCAGCAACAGGCGGCGGTTAACCCGTCAGTGATGATGAACGAGCGGTTATTTGCTACACTGAACGGCTGGGTGGAGCGCCACTATCGGGACAGGCTGTCACAGGCCGATCTCGCAGACCCTCATTTGCTGCGCGAAGGACGCGAAGCACTCGATGACCTGACTAAGCTGCTAAACTTGGGCAATGTTTACCGTTTTCAGCAGTAA
- the astE gene encoding succinylglutamate desuccinylase: MQDFLTLTLNGHSPAQPDGRNEHLNWRWIDVGILELTPHETVSMALVVSAGIHGNETAPVEILEEIIGPLLRGEKPLLTRLLVIYGNPAALRQNKRYLHGDMNRMFGGRWQQYEDCPEARRAWRLEQAMENFWQAGEYEEVRWHIDMHTAIRDSYHTRFGVMPLRETPWPETFIDWLGAAGLEALVFHRAPGGTFTHYSSQHFQAASCTLELGKALPFGDNDLSQFSASEQALKALISGGTLPEVAAPPRRYRVSQQITRLSDRFVLHMSAETLNFTAFPQGVLLAEDGDKRYYVQQAQEFVLFPNPSVATGLRAGLMLVEDTAHNEALGSSL, translated from the coding sequence ATGCAGGATTTCCTCACATTAACCCTCAACGGGCACAGCCCTGCGCAACCGGATGGCCGCAATGAGCATCTGAACTGGCGCTGGATTGACGTGGGCATTCTTGAGCTAACCCCGCATGAAACGGTGTCAATGGCGCTGGTAGTCTCGGCGGGTATCCATGGCAATGAAACGGCACCGGTTGAGATTCTTGAAGAGATTATCGGCCCACTTTTGCGCGGCGAAAAGCCGCTGCTAACCCGCCTGCTGGTAATCTACGGCAACCCGGCGGCGCTGCGCCAGAATAAACGCTATCTGCACGGCGATATGAATCGTATGTTTGGAGGCCGCTGGCAGCAGTATGAAGATTGCCCCGAAGCCCGTCGCGCCTGGCGTCTGGAGCAGGCGATGGAGAACTTCTGGCAGGCAGGCGAGTATGAAGAAGTGCGCTGGCATATTGATATGCATACCGCTATCCGCGATTCGTATCACACCCGTTTTGGCGTAATGCCGCTGCGTGAAACGCCCTGGCCGGAAACATTTATTGACTGGCTTGGCGCTGCCGGGCTGGAAGCGCTGGTGTTCCACCGTGCACCGGGTGGCACCTTTACACACTACAGCAGCCAGCATTTCCAGGCCGCAAGCTGTACGCTGGAGCTGGGTAAAGCTCTGCCGTTTGGTGACAACGATCTCAGCCAGTTTAGTGCTTCAGAGCAGGCACTGAAGGCGCTGATCAGCGGTGGAACGCTGCCTGAAGTCGCCGCGCCGCCGCGCCGTTATCGCGTGTCACAGCAGATTACCCGTCTTTCCGATCGCTTTGTGCTGCACATGAGCGCGGAGACCCTGAATTTTACCGCTTTCCCTCAGGGAGTGTTGCTGGCCGAGGATGGCGATAAGCGCTATTACGTGCAGCAGGCGCAGGAATTTGTGCTGTTTCCCAACCCGTCGGTTGCCACCGGACTGCGTGCCGGGCTGATGCTGGTGGAAGATACCGCCCATAACGAAGCTCTGGGCTCCTCGTTGTAG
- a CDS encoding nitrate regulatory protein, with the protein MSTQYPSALAFLRASRQQEIAALRHLLNSGRLTTEVSHLIHELQRERGASNIWICSAGEEFSDELSRCGRQVARSQERVMALLPSLPEVANDWPASSRLFSAIAIAMQALNEQEVLRQQVRALQLTHTQAMTGFNHIIRQLMHLVFEMVDTASDPGVSRALIAMYSFMQGKELAGQERAVGSAGFAAGHFPPELRQQMLSLIDAQERCFSNFTQFADDETLQCWQSVAQSESDVERLRRIACTLTRPDEQGAAMALRWYQSLSRRIDGLKTVEDRLAHALMQRCRQSISEAEGRGDIGPAEMQQQMKQRAEEPSWSVFFTSYDGQQPHAEPLQADGLAPQLGRSLLTLVQQQSRRLQDQDDELAAMRASIEDRKQIDRAKVLLMRHQGYSEDQAWQTLRKMAMDQNKRMVDIASALLAVASAFTTPAQ; encoded by the coding sequence ATGAGCACTCAATATCCTTCAGCCCTGGCATTTCTGCGCGCATCCAGACAACAGGAAATCGCCGCTTTGCGCCATCTGTTGAACAGCGGCAGGCTGACTACTGAAGTCAGCCATCTGATCCATGAGTTGCAGCGCGAACGTGGGGCCAGCAATATCTGGATCTGCTCTGCCGGTGAGGAGTTCAGCGATGAACTTTCCCGGTGCGGCCGTCAGGTAGCGCGCAGCCAGGAAAGAGTGATGGCGCTGCTGCCGTCGCTGCCCGAAGTGGCAAACGACTGGCCAGCATCCAGTCGGCTGTTCAGCGCTATTGCCATTGCGATGCAGGCGCTTAATGAACAGGAAGTGTTACGTCAGCAGGTGCGGGCGTTGCAGCTGACCCATACGCAGGCGATGACCGGCTTTAATCATATTATCCGGCAGCTGATGCATCTGGTATTTGAAATGGTTGATACCGCCTCCGATCCCGGCGTTTCACGGGCGCTGATCGCGATGTACAGCTTTATGCAGGGAAAAGAGCTGGCCGGGCAGGAGCGTGCTGTAGGATCGGCGGGGTTTGCCGCCGGGCACTTCCCTCCGGAACTGCGTCAGCAGATGCTGTCGCTGATTGATGCTCAGGAGCGCTGTTTTAGTAATTTCACCCAGTTTGCCGATGACGAGACGCTGCAATGCTGGCAGTCAGTGGCGCAAAGTGAGAGTGATGTGGAGCGGTTAAGGCGTATTGCCTGCACGCTTACACGGCCTGATGAACAGGGCGCGGCAATGGCGCTGCGCTGGTATCAGTCCCTTTCACGGCGCATTGACGGATTAAAAACCGTTGAAGACCGGCTGGCCCATGCGCTGATGCAGCGCTGTCGCCAGAGTATCAGCGAGGCGGAAGGGCGCGGAGATATCGGCCCGGCAGAGATGCAGCAACAGATGAAGCAGCGCGCGGAAGAACCGTCCTGGAGTGTATTTTTTACCAGCTACGACGGGCAGCAACCTCACGCGGAGCCATTACAGGCGGATGGCCTGGCACCACAGCTAGGGCGTTCGTTATTGACGCTGGTGCAGCAACAGTCCAGGCGCCTGCAGGATCAGGATGATGAACTGGCGGCCATGCGCGCCAGCATTGAAGACCGTAAACAGATTGATCGCGCCAAAGTACTGCTGATGCGTCATCAAGGCTACAGCGAAGATCAGGCGTGGCAGACCCTGCGCAAGATGGCGATGGATCAGAACAAGCGCATGGTAGATATAGCCAGCGCATTGCTGGCGGTGGCATCTGCATTTACCACCCCGGCGCAGTAA
- the astA gene encoding arginine N-succinyltransferase, translating to MMYIRPVERDDLAQLMHLAGKTGGGLTSLPADSDTLSARIERSLLTWQGKLPRAEQGYVFVLADSESQQAVGICAIEVAVGLQDPWYNFRVGTQVHASKELNVYNMLPTLSLSNDHTGSSELCTLFLDPEYRNGKNGYLLSKSRFLFMAGFRQHFMQKVVAEMRGVIDEEGRSPFWDSVGSRFFSMSFSDADYLCGTGQKAFIAELMPKHPLYIDYLSDEAKAVIGQVHPHTAPARAVLEAEGFHFQNYVDIFDGGPTLECDIDRVRAIRKSRLIAVTISTEQDEQLPLCLVANENYQQFRVMLLPADPQSDTIRVTAAQAEILGCQSGDNLRVVTLCREEKKA from the coding sequence ATGATGTATATTCGTCCCGTTGAACGAGACGATCTGGCGCAGTTAATGCACCTCGCCGGGAAAACCGGCGGGGGGCTGACCTCGCTTCCTGCTGACAGTGACACGCTGTCAGCGCGTATCGAACGTTCGCTTTTGACCTGGCAGGGTAAGCTGCCGCGTGCAGAACAGGGATACGTATTTGTACTGGCAGACAGTGAGAGCCAACAGGCAGTCGGCATCTGCGCTATCGAAGTGGCGGTCGGCCTGCAAGACCCTTGGTACAACTTCCGCGTTGGCACCCAGGTGCACGCCTCTAAAGAGTTAAACGTCTACAACATGCTGCCTACGCTGTCATTAAGCAATGACCATACCGGCAGCAGCGAGCTGTGTACGCTGTTTCTCGATCCTGAGTACCGCAACGGCAAAAATGGCTACCTGTTATCGAAATCACGCTTTCTGTTTATGGCCGGTTTTCGCCAGCACTTTATGCAGAAGGTCGTGGCAGAAATGCGCGGCGTGATTGATGAAGAGGGCCGTTCGCCCTTCTGGGACAGCGTGGGTAGCCGTTTCTTTTCAATGTCATTTTCCGATGCTGACTACCTGTGCGGCACCGGACAGAAGGCTTTTATTGCCGAACTGATGCCAAAGCATCCTCTGTATATCGACTATCTGTCGGATGAGGCAAAAGCGGTGATTGGTCAGGTGCATCCTCATACCGCTCCGGCGCGCGCTGTGCTGGAAGCCGAAGGTTTTCATTTCCAGAATTATGTCGATATTTTCGACGGCGGGCCGACGCTGGAGTGTGATATCGACCGGGTACGCGCCATCCGTAAAAGCCGCCTGATCGCCGTGACCATCAGTACCGAACAGGACGAGCAGCTGCCGCTGTGCCTGGTGGCGAATGAAAATTACCAGCAGTTCCGCGTGATGCTGCTGCCCGCCGATCCGCAGAGCGACACAATCCGTGTCACTGCTGCCCAGGCAGAAATTTTAGGCTGCCAGTCGGGTGATAACCTGCGGGTGGTGACACTTTGTCGTGAGGAGAAAAAAGCATGA
- a CDS encoding bifunctional succinylornithine transaminase/acetylornithine transaminase, translated as MQPSVTRENFDQWIVPTYAPASFVPVKAEGSTLWDQEGKSYIDFAGGIAVNALGHAHPDLQLALQQQAALLWHTGNGYTNEPILRLAKQLVDATFADRAFFCNSGAEANEAALKLARKVAMDNGHQHKNEIVAFKNAFHGRTLFTVSAGGQPAYSKDFAPLPQGIHHAVFNDLTSAAALINDQTCAVIVEPVQGEGGVVPAEPAFLRGLRELCDKHGALLIFDEVQTGVGRSGSLYAYMHYGVTPDVLTTAKALGGGFPMGAMLTTETLAAHLNVGSHGTTYGGNPLAGAVGGKVMELINRPEVLAGVAERHQWFVEGLNAINQRLQLFSEIRGLGLLIGCVLNQDFSGKAKQINLAAAQEGLMVLIAGASVVRFAPSLIITRQEVEEGLLRFERACRAVTEGASV; from the coding sequence ATGCAACCGTCAGTTACCCGTGAAAACTTTGATCAATGGATTGTTCCCACCTATGCGCCAGCCAGCTTTGTACCGGTGAAGGCGGAAGGTTCGACGCTGTGGGATCAGGAAGGGAAGTCATATATCGACTTTGCCGGCGGTATCGCGGTTAATGCTCTCGGTCATGCACATCCCGATCTGCAACTCGCCTTACAGCAGCAGGCCGCACTGTTGTGGCATACCGGAAATGGCTACACCAATGAACCGATCCTGCGCCTGGCAAAACAGCTGGTTGATGCCACATTTGCGGACAGAGCATTCTTCTGTAACTCCGGCGCAGAAGCTAACGAAGCGGCGCTGAAGCTGGCACGTAAGGTGGCGATGGATAATGGTCATCAGCATAAAAACGAAATCGTGGCGTTTAAGAATGCATTTCACGGCCGTACGCTGTTTACCGTTTCAGCGGGCGGGCAGCCTGCCTATTCAAAAGATTTTGCCCCGTTGCCGCAGGGGATTCATCACGCGGTGTTTAACGACCTGACTTCTGCTGCGGCGTTAATTAATGACCAGACCTGTGCGGTAATTGTGGAGCCTGTTCAGGGCGAGGGCGGCGTGGTACCGGCTGAACCGGCTTTCCTGCGCGGGCTGCGTGAACTGTGCGATAAGCATGGCGCACTGTTGATCTTCGATGAAGTGCAGACTGGCGTAGGCCGCAGCGGTTCCCTGTATGCCTACATGCATTACGGCGTGACGCCGGATGTGCTGACCACTGCCAAAGCGCTGGGCGGTGGCTTCCCGATGGGGGCCATGCTGACGACCGAAACTCTGGCGGCACATCTTAATGTCGGCAGCCACGGTACTACCTACGGCGGTAATCCCCTGGCAGGTGCGGTGGGCGGCAAAGTGATGGAGCTGATTAACCGTCCGGAAGTGCTGGCGGGCGTGGCTGAACGCCATCAGTGGTTTGTTGAAGGGTTAAATGCCATCAATCAGCGGCTGCAACTGTTCAGTGAAATCCGTGGGCTGGGCCTGTTGATTGGCTGCGTGCTGAATCAGGACTTCAGCGGAAAGGCGAAGCAGATCAACCTGGCCGCAGCACAGGAAGGGCTGATGGTGTTAATCGCCGGCGCCAGCGTGGTGCGTTTTGCGCCTTCCCTGATTATCACCCGACAGGAAGTTGAGGAGGGGCTGCTGCGCTTTGAACGTGCCTGCCGCGCCGTCACTGAAGGGGCCAGCGTATGA